From one Pempheris klunzingeri isolate RE-2024b chromosome 5, fPemKlu1.hap1, whole genome shotgun sequence genomic stretch:
- the tbxas1 gene encoding thromboxane-A synthase, with the protein METVADFLSVFHIKASGLSVTLSLILIFLGLLYWYSIYPFSVLSRCGIKHPKPMPFLGNIFMFREGFLNPLNDLIKTHGRVCGYYLGRRPVVVVADPDMLRQVMVRDFSSFPNRMTMRFVTKPMTDCLLMLRNERWKRVRSILTPSFSAAKMKEMVPLINTAVAALMNNLEVRAESGEAFDIHKCFGCFTMDVIASVAFATQVDSQNNPDDPFVHHAQMFFSFSFFRPIMLFFIAFPFIMAPLARFIPNKRRDEMNQFFIHSIERIIKQREEQPPEQRRRDFLQLMLDARTSKERVSLEDFDTANHTSELDHRNQQTQPSASDQDDRPHPQEPPTRRPQKKTITEAEIVGQAFVFLLAGYETSSNTLAFTCYLLAIHPECQRTVQEEVDDFFTRHESPDYTNVQELKYLDMVICEALRLYPPGFRYARDIDHDCVVNGQALPKGATLEIPAGFLHYDPEHWPEPEKFIPERFTPEAKASRHPFVYLPFGAGPRNCVGMRLAQLEIKMALVRLFRRFSIVACCETKVPLELKSSSTLGPKNGIFVKIQRRDMEGGQADSPPDN; encoded by the exons ATGGAGACTGTGGCTGACTTCCTAAGTGTATTCCACATCAAGGCCAGTGGATTGTCCGTGACACTCAGCCTCATCCTCATCTTTCTGGGTCTTCTCTACTG GTATTCAATTTACCCCTTTTCAGTCCTTTCACGATGTGGCATCAAACATCCGAAGCCAATGCCTTTCTTGGGAAACATATTTATGTTTCGCGAG ggttttttaaACCCTCTCAATGATCTCATAAAGACACACGGCAGAGTTTGTGG GTATTATCTGGGCCGGAGACCAGTGGTGGTGGTAGCGGACCCTGACATGCTCAGACAAGTGATGGTCAGGGACTTCAGCAGCTTCCCAAACAGAATG ACTATGCGCTTTGTCACAAAGCCCATGACCGACTGTCTGCTCATGTTGAGGAATGAACGCTGGAAGAGAGTGCGGAGCATCCTGACCCCATCATTCAGTGCTGCCAAGATGAAAGAG ATGGTTCCCCTAATCAACACAGCCGTCGCTGCCCTGATGAACAACTTGGAAGTCCGCGCTGAGTCGGGAGAAGCCTTTGACATCCACAA GTGTTTTGGCTGCTTCACCATGGATGTTATTGCCAGTGTGGCATTTGCAACTCAGGTGGACTCTCAGAACAACCCAGATGACCCGTTTGTCCACCATGCACAGAtgttcttctccttttctttctttcggCCCATCATGCTATTTTTCA TTGCTTTTCCATTTATCATGGCACCTCTGGCGAGATTCATCCCCAACAAGAGACGAGACGAGATGAATCAGTTCTTCATCCACAGCATCGAGAGGATCAtcaagcagagagaggagcagccTCCTGAACAG aGGCGTCGAGATTTCCTTCAGTTGATGTTGGATGCACGAACCAGCAAGGAGAGAGTGTCTTTGGAAGACTTTGACACAGCAAACCATACCAGTGAGCTGGATCACAGGAACCAGCAGACACAACCGTCCGCTTCTGATCAGGACGACCGTCCTCACCCACAGGAGCCCCCCACCAGGCGCCCACAGAAAAAGACGATAACTGAGGCTGAGATTGTGGGCCAggcttttgtctttcttctggCTGGCTATGAAACCAGCAGCAACACGTTGGCCTTCACCTGCTACCTCTTGGCCATCCACCCTGAATGTCAGCGCACTGTACAGGAAGAGGTGGATGATTTCTTCACCAGACAT GAGTCACCAGATTATACAAACGTCCAGGAGCTGAAGTATTTAGACATGGTTATATGTGAAGCGTTACGTCTCTACCCTCCAGGATTCAG GTATGCAAGAGACATCGACCACGACTGTGTGGTAAATGGCCAGGCCCTCCCAAAAGGAGCGACGCTGGAGATCCCAGCAGGCTTCCTCCACTACGACCCAGAGCATTGGCCAGAGCCTGAAAAGTTCATCCCTGAGCG ATTCACACCAGAAGCCAAGGCCAGTCGACATCCATTTGTGTACCTGCCGTTTGGGGCCGGTCCCCGTAACTGTGTGGGAATGAGGCTTGCCCAACTGGAAATAAAGATGGCTTTAGTGCGTCTGTTCCGCAGGTTCAGCATTGTGGCGTGCTGCGAGACCAAG GTTCCTCTTGAGTTGAAGTCGTCGAGCACCCTAGGACCTAAAAATGGCATCTTTGTGAAAATTCAAAGAAGAGACATGGAAGGAGGTCAAGCGGATTCTCCACCAGACAACTAA